The following is a genomic window from Pectobacterium carotovorum.
CGAATGGGCGCGATAGTTTCTGCTCGGTGTAGGCGGTTGCCTGGTTGACGCGGTTTTCTGATTAAGCTGTTTGCTGGTTAAAACTGTTTACTGGCTAAAACAAGAAGCCCCTCAGTCTGAATCACTCAGAAGAGGGGCTTTTTATCGGGGGGAGCGTCAGTGTTCATTAGTCATCCCATTTGGGGCTTAGGTACGCCGCCAGGAAGCTGAGAAAAAGAATGCCGCCCAATACGGCGATGAAGAGATTGATATTACCTAACATGATTGTTTCTCCTGAATAAATCAATTGCGATAGAAATACCTCATAGGGTGGAAAGTCATCGTTGACCTGCGATAGGTACTATAGGCTTAGGGCGCATGTTAATGAAGAAAAAACGCTCAGAAAGGGGCTGGTGGTTTACATCTCGTTGAGGTGAAACACCGTACTTCACTGCCGGAACTGGAATGCTCATCTGCGTTTTGCCTGCCACTTCACATTTTTCTTTTTCCTTGTGCTAATCATGCTGTCACCTCCGGCATAAATCGTGGCGTGTTGTATAATTTTAGAGCAGCATAACCAGCAGAGGGGGAGAGCATGTGATTAACTTTGAGAAAATCATTCTTGAGTACAGCGAGCAGTACACCGACTTTGCTGCCTCCACGATTGCTTTCATGGAAAGTCAGGAAAAAAAGATCGACGCAGATGAAATATCACGAAGAATCCCGCAGGAAAAAAGGCCTTTCTTCAACGAGCGATTAGGCCATTATCGCGATATCTACAGACCACAGCAGTGAGCGTCGGAGCAAGCCTGTGAGGCGTAGAAACGGTTACCAGAAGCCCGACAACAGTGTCGGGCTTTTCGGTTTATATGTGAAGCGCCTTCTGTATTCATCCGCTTATGGATTAACGGCTGAAGAGGTCGCGGCGCTTAGGACGGAAAGGTTGAGCGATCAACACCAGCACGGCAATCACCAGATAAGCGACAAAGATACCAAGCAGCCACTGCGGCATTTCCAGAGAGAGGAATTCCCACTGACGCACTGAGCAATCCCCTGTCGCATTGAAAATGGCCGGAAGCCATTTGTCTAAAGGCAACCATGACGGGAAGCTAACAAAGAAATCACAGGTGGTAAACGGCGACGGATTTAACAAGATATCCGTGTGTTTCCATGCCAGGCGAACTCCTTCGTAGGAACTGTATATCCAGAGTGCGATGGCCGGATAACGCAACGCTGTTGATGGCGCGATGGCACCAACAATACCCGCGGCGAATACGCCCCATAGCGCACAGCGCTGATAGATACACAGCACGCACGGTTTTAATAGCATAACGTGCTGAAAATAGAGCGCGGTCAATTCCAACGCTAAAGCAGTAAACGCCAGCAGCAGCCACGCACCACGCCCGCGTGAGCAACGATTAAGAAATCGCAACATAAAAATATTCCATGCTAAACATGATTAAAGCAGCAGTGTAAACCGTTCTGGCTTCACTGCCATCATTTCACTGTGCAAAACGTAACGATATGTTTATTTGATGCTTTTTCTGTCATTTTACGGCGGCGAACATCGTATTGATAACATCATCAAGGCGGAAATGGTCGCTGCCGTGATTACTATACACGATCGTGATTATGAGTGACTGCCCGATAGGGTCAAATTTGGCAAAGAAATCCAGTGATTATTCATCAAAAAGTCAGTAAACGGCACTAGCGTAAACTCAACGCCAAGCAACCCGACCAGCGTCATCACAATCGTGTAAGGCAGCGCCATGATCACCATACGTCCGTAAGACAGGCGGATAAGCGGAGCCAGCGAAGAGGTCAGCAGAAACAGAAACGCCGCTTGCCCATTTGGGGTGGCGACAGAAGGCAGGTTGGTGCCGGTATTGATCGCCACGGCGAGCAGCTCGAACTGAGGGAGCGAGATGTGGCCGTTCTCAAAGGCGTTGCGTGCTTCGTTAATGTAAACTGAACCAACGAAGACGTTATCTGATATCGACGAAAGCAGGCCGTTGAACAGATAGAACTGCGTCAATTGCGCACTTTCAGACGATTGCAGGACGTAATGGATAATCGGTGAAAACAGCTGCTGATCGATAATGACGGCGACGATGGCAAAGAAAACTGTCAGCAGCGCGGTAAACGGCATGGCATCCTGAAACGCTTTACCGATGGCATGTTCTTCGGTCACTCCGCAGAACGTCGTAGCCATAATAATTACGGAAAGGCCAATCAGCCCGACCTCCGCCAGATGAAACGCCAGCGCGACAATGAGCCAAACGCCAATCACCGCTTGTACGAGTAAACGTGCCTTATCCTGCGGCGTGCGCTTTTCTGTCATGTCCCGATCGTAATCTTCAAGCACACGACGCACGTTGTCCGGCAGGCTTACGCCGTAGCCGAAGAGTTTAAAACGCTCAACCAGCACGCAGGTCAGGATACCGCAAATAAACACGGGGACGGTCACGGGTGACATATGCAGGAAGAAACTGACGAAATCCCAGCCTGCGCTTTTCGCGATAATCAGGTTCTGAGGTTCGCCAACCATCGTCATCACCCCGCCCAGTGCCGTGCCGACGCCAGCGTGCATGAGCAAGCTGCGCAGGAACGCCCGAAACTGTTCCAGTGTACGATGATGTTCCTCGCTGCTTAATGCGCTGTCGTCGCTGATATCGGCTTTGTCTTCACTCTGTTGGGAAGCGAAACGGTGGTAAATACCATAAAACCCGATAGCAACGCTGATAACGACGGCAATCACGGTCAGCGCATCAAGGAAGGCGGAAAGGAAGGCGGCGGCACCGCAGAAAGCGAGTGACAACAGCGTTTTGGAATGAATACGCAGCAGCAGTTTGGTAAAGACAAAGAGCAGCAGTTGCTTCATGAAATAGATGCCTGCCACCATAAACACCAGCAGCATGAGGACTTCAATATTCCCCGTGACCTCATGCCACACCTGTTGCGGGCTGGTCATCCCGATGAGGATAGCCTGTAGCGCCAGCAGGCCGCCGGGCTGTAGCGGATAACATTTCAGCGCCATGCCTAGCGTAAAAATAAACTCCACGACCAATAACCAACCGGCCCAAAACGGGCTGACAAAATAGAACAGCAGCGGATTAACCAACAAGAAGCAAAAAATAGTCAGTTTGTACCAGTCTGGCGCGTATCCCAGGAAATTTTTTAACAGCGCGCGGTGGAGGGGCATGCCGATCATGATGGGAGAAGAATCCTTACTCGTTAGAATAGTTTGATGGTTTTCATCATATCGTAAAAACTTTACAAATGGTCAGAAGTCTACCGTTCTACGCGGCGAGAGGGCGGTTTGCAGTCACAATTTTTCATTGAAATGGTTCGGTGCCTGAGTGCGGCGCTATATCATGATTCTTTCGTCTGGTATTATGATTCGGCTTTTTTCGGCAATCACCGCTACGGATTATCAAACACATGGTTATAAAGGCGCAAAGTCCGGCTGGATTCGCGGAAGAATACATTATCGAAAGTATATGGAATAACCGCTTTCCTCCTGGCTCTATTTTGCCCGCGGAAAGAGAACTTTCCGAACTGATCGGCGTGACCCGTACTACCCTGCGCGAAGTACTTCAGCGCTTGGCTCGCGATGGTTGGCTGACGATACAGCACGGGAAACCAACAAAGATTAACAATTTTTGGGAAACTTCCGGGCTCAATATTCTGGAAACGTTGGCGCGGCTCGATCACGATAGCGTGCCGCAATTGATCGACAACCTGCTGGCCGTGCGAACCAATATCGCCGCCATCTTTATTCGGACGGCGTTACGGCATAACCCGGAAAAGGTGCGTGATGTGTTGACTCAGGCAAACGCCGTAGACGATAGCGCAGAAGCCTTTGCACAACTTGACTACAACGTGTTCCGTGGTTTGGCTTTTGCCTCCGGCAATCCGATTTATGGCCTGATTCTGAACGGTCTCAAAGGGTTATATATTCGCGTAGGGCGCTACTATTTTTCCAATCCGGAAGCCCGCAAGCTGGCGGTGAATTTTTACGGTCGGTTGGAAACGTTGCGCAGCGAAGAGCTGTACGATCAGGTTATGGATGTCGTCAGACATTACGGTAAAGAAAGCGGAGCGATCTGGCACAGTATGCAGAGCGCTATCCCACGGGATATCGCAGAAGTACGCCGCTAAGGCTCATACCGCTTTGCTGGATGGTGAATAGGTGAATAGGTGAAAAGGGGATTCAGGCAACAACCTGAATCCCCTTTGTCTTTGGCTGTGTCACCTTTCGCTACGCGGATGCCGTTCCGTTACGCGGCGGGCAGCGTTCAAGCAGCTCAATGCTGCCATCTGCGTTAGCCTGTTCCAGATAGACGTCGAACCCCCACAGGCGATGGACGTGCTTCAATACTTCCTGACTGCTTTTATCCAGCGGGGCGCGATTATGCGGAACGTAGCGCAGCGTCAGCGCTCGATTACCGCGTAGATCCACATTCCAGACCTGAATATTCGGCTCCAGATGGCTCAGGTTGTACTGCGCGGAGAGTTCCTGCCGGATCAGGCGATAACCTTCTTCGTCGTGAATCGCGGCAATTTCCAGATAGTTGTTTCGATCGTCATCCAGCACGGTAAATAGCCGGAAATCACGCATCAACTTAGGCGACAGGAACTGGCTGATGAAGCTTTCGTCCTTGAAGTTCTGCATCGCGAAATGCAGCGTATCGAGCCAGTCTTTACCCGCGATATCGGGGAACCAGTAGCGGTCTTCCTCCGTCGGCGACTGGCAAATGCGTTTGATGTCCTGAAACATCGCAAAGCCCAGCGCATAAGGGTTTATCCCGTTGTAGTACGGGCTATTGTACGGCGGCTGATAGATCACGTTGGTATGGCTGTGCAGGAATTCCATCATGAAGCGCTCAGTGACCCGGCCTTCATCATAGAGGTGGTTCAGAATGGTGTAGTGCCAGAACGTCGCCCAGCCTTCATTCATCACCTGAGTCTGCTTCTGCGGATAGAAATACTGGCTGACTTTCCGCACGATGCGCAGAATCTCACGCTGCCAGGGCTCCAGCAGCGGTGCGTTTTTTTCCATAAAATAGAGCAGGTTTTCCTGCGGTTCTTGTGGAAAACGTCTCGCTTGCTCCGGTGCAGCCCCTTGTTCACGCCGTGGTAACGTTTTCCAGAGATCGTTAACCTGACTTTGCAGGTAGGCCTCGCGGCTTTTCTGGCGGGATTTTTCCTCTTCAAGCGAAATTTTTTGCGGACGCTTGTAGCGATCAACGCCGTAATTCATCAGCGCATGGCAGGAATCTAGCAGCCGCTCCACTTCGTCCACGCCATAACGCTCTTCGCATTGCGCGATATACTGCCGGGCGAACAGCAGGTAATCGACGATGGAGCTGGCGTCGGTCCAACTGCGGAACAGGTAATTACCTTTGAAGAACGAGTTGTGTCCGTAGCAGGCATGCGCCATGACCAGCGCCTGCATCGGCAGCGTGTTCTCCTCCATCAAATACGCGATACAGGGATCGGAGTTAATGACGATTTCGTACGCCAGCCCTTGCTGCCCGTGTTTGTAGCGCTGTTCGGTCTCGATAAATTTCTTCCCGAACGACCAGTGAGCATAGTTGATCGGCATTCCTATACTGGAATAGGCATCCATCATTTGTTCTGAGGTGATGACTTCGATCTGATGAGGATAGGTCGACAGACGATACAGCTTGGCCACCCGATCAATTTCATCAAGGTAAACCTGCAACAACTCAAACGTCCAGTCCGGTCCATCACTCAGGCGAAGTGTTTTTTTTACCTGATTATCCGTGGATATAGCCATCAGCGCGCCCCCTAATATAGCAAACCTGTACGTGAGATTCCGTTTACTGCCTTCCGGTTGGCCCAGCCAAAAAATCATCGTTGTTCATTTAGTTATAGCTGAGCTTTGGAGGAGCGGCAATTGAGGAATCGAACGTGTTTGATGGTAAAAGGTTGTTGGTAGGGTAGAAAATGCACGCGTATGTACGGGAGGATAGGGAAGTGCGCTCTCCTGCGAGAGCGCAAAAAATGTAGGCCGGATTAGGGCCGTTGATAGCGTTTTAGGAGTGCCTGAATATCTCTGAGTCGCGAGACCGCGAGGGTAGACAGTTTCTCTTGTGAAATTGCACGTTCGAGGGAAATACAGTCTTTCCAGAGTGAACGTCCGGCAATGACGCCAGATGCGCCATTTTTTAACGCGCTTTCTACCTGAGGGAGAAACGTTGCGTGATCGACACCCGCAGACAGGACTGCCCAGGGGATGTTACCGCAGAGCGCGGTAACGTGCGCGCAGGCTGCATCAGATCCGGGGTAAGGAATTTTTAAAACCTTTGCGCCTGCCTCGATACAGGCCTGACAGCCTGCTGGGATGAGTTCGGGCAGGCGGCAAATGTAGGCGTCGCGAGATTCATTTTCCAGAGAATAGGTCAGAAATTCGACGACGAGCAGTAAATCTTCCTGCGCAAAGTCCTGAATCACGGTACGGAGGGTTTCAAGGTTACGGGTATTGGCATCCGGTATATCAGGGCGCAGGTAGATCATAATTTTCCCCCCTGTCGCTCCCCACTCACGCACTTTACGCGCCGTGACACCCTCAACCAGCGTGGAGATCCGATAGCCTTCTGGCGTCGTTTCCCAGCCTGACGCATCAAGCCCAATGAGCAGACCGGTATCACGAGGCAAGATATTTTCATCGATCAAACCGGGTATGGCGCAAATCGGATCAACCAGCACGCATCCCGCTTCTGCCGCCAGATAACGTGTGATGTCATATTTTGTTTTTCCTAATGTTTCATTGGTAATGGTGGCCTGCGCTTCCGGGGTCGATGCTAATAACGTTCGCATCCCACCACGTTGATCGCAGGCAATAACCATCATTGAGCCCGTTGCGTCGCAAATTAATTGGTATCCCCGGTGTTCAGCCGTGGTCATGGTGTTCATAATAATTATCCTCATAAAATTAATATTAATAATCGATTAATCCAGGTGGCTTTTAATC
Proteins encoded in this region:
- a CDS encoding tagatose-bisphosphate aldolase, with protein sequence MNTMTTAEHRGYQLICDATGSMMVIACDQRGGMRTLLASTPEAQATITNETLGKTKYDITRYLAAEAGCVLVDPICAIPGLIDENILPRDTGLLIGLDASGWETTPEGYRISTLVEGVTARKVREWGATGGKIMIYLRPDIPDANTRNLETLRTVIQDFAQEDLLLVVEFLTYSLENESRDAYICRLPELIPAGCQACIEAGAKVLKIPYPGSDAACAHVTALCGNIPWAVLSAGVDHATFLPQVESALKNGASGVIAGRSLWKDCISLERAISQEKLSTLAVSRLRDIQALLKRYQRP
- the dsbB gene encoding disulfide bond formation protein DsbB — its product is MLRFLNRCSRGRGAWLLLAFTALALELTALYFQHVMLLKPCVLCIYQRCALWGVFAAGIVGAIAPSTALRYPAIALWIYSSYEGVRLAWKHTDILLNPSPFTTCDFFVSFPSWLPLDKWLPAIFNATGDCSVRQWEFLSLEMPQWLLGIFVAYLVIAVLVLIAQPFRPKRRDLFSR
- the fadR gene encoding fatty acid metabolism transcriptional regulator FadR — protein: MVIKAQSPAGFAEEYIIESIWNNRFPPGSILPAERELSELIGVTRTTLREVLQRLARDGWLTIQHGKPTKINNFWETSGLNILETLARLDHDSVPQLIDNLLAVRTNIAAIFIRTALRHNPEKVRDVLTQANAVDDSAEAFAQLDYNVFRGLAFASGNPIYGLILNGLKGLYIRVGRYYFSNPEARKLAVNFYGRLETLRSEELYDQVMDVVRHYGKESGAIWHSMQSAIPRDIAEVRR
- the mgtS gene encoding protein MgtS; amino-acid sequence: MLGNINLFIAVLGGILFLSFLAAYLSPKWDD
- a CDS encoding SpoVR family protein, with protein sequence MAISTDNQVKKTLRLSDGPDWTFELLQVYLDEIDRVAKLYRLSTYPHQIEVITSEQMMDAYSSIGMPINYAHWSFGKKFIETEQRYKHGQQGLAYEIVINSDPCIAYLMEENTLPMQALVMAHACYGHNSFFKGNYLFRSWTDASSIVDYLLFARQYIAQCEERYGVDEVERLLDSCHALMNYGVDRYKRPQKISLEEEKSRQKSREAYLQSQVNDLWKTLPRREQGAAPEQARRFPQEPQENLLYFMEKNAPLLEPWQREILRIVRKVSQYFYPQKQTQVMNEGWATFWHYTILNHLYDEGRVTERFMMEFLHSHTNVIYQPPYNSPYYNGINPYALGFAMFQDIKRICQSPTEEDRYWFPDIAGKDWLDTLHFAMQNFKDESFISQFLSPKLMRDFRLFTVLDDDRNNYLEIAAIHDEEGYRLIRQELSAQYNLSHLEPNIQVWNVDLRGNRALTLRYVPHNRAPLDKSSQEVLKHVHRLWGFDVYLEQANADGSIELLERCPPRNGTASA
- the nhaB gene encoding sodium/proton antiporter NhaB, whose protein sequence is MIGMPLHRALLKNFLGYAPDWYKLTIFCFLLVNPLLFYFVSPFWAGWLLVVEFIFTLGMALKCYPLQPGGLLALQAILIGMTSPQQVWHEVTGNIEVLMLLVFMVAGIYFMKQLLLFVFTKLLLRIHSKTLLSLAFCGAAAFLSAFLDALTVIAVVISVAIGFYGIYHRFASQQSEDKADISDDSALSSEEHHRTLEQFRAFLRSLLMHAGVGTALGGVMTMVGEPQNLIIAKSAGWDFVSFFLHMSPVTVPVFICGILTCVLVERFKLFGYGVSLPDNVRRVLEDYDRDMTEKRTPQDKARLLVQAVIGVWLIVALAFHLAEVGLIGLSVIIMATTFCGVTEEHAIGKAFQDAMPFTALLTVFFAIVAVIIDQQLFSPIIHYVLQSSESAQLTQFYLFNGLLSSISDNVFVGSVYINEARNAFENGHISLPQFELLAVAINTGTNLPSVATPNGQAAFLFLLTSSLAPLIRLSYGRMVIMALPYTIVMTLVGLLGVEFTLVPFTDFLMNNHWISLPNLTLSGSHS
- a CDS encoding DNA polymerase III subunit theta codes for the protein MINFEKIILEYSEQYTDFAASTIAFMESQEKKIDADEISRRIPQEKRPFFNERLGHYRDIYRPQQ